In one window of Pseudodesulfovibrio sediminis DNA:
- a CDS encoding bacteriohemerythrin translates to MSSKLNLAEYTKEYVIGIEELDEQHQSFFEMLTKIDAVAPDLYRPMDEDEADDILDILGELRDYALHHFGTEEGYMQEVKYPGLKAQKAAHNKFITDVIRMEAEIMNGSSMPPIKIRNFITEWYGEHILTMDKPFGTFYSKTED, encoded by the coding sequence ATGTCTTCAAAATTGAATTTGGCCGAATATACCAAAGAATATGTGATTGGTATCGAAGAACTGGACGAACAGCATCAGTCCTTTTTCGAGATGCTGACAAAAATTGATGCCGTTGCCCCGGACCTCTATCGTCCCATGGACGAAGATGAAGCGGACGACATTCTGGATATCCTCGGTGAGCTGCGCGATTATGCCCTGCACCACTTCGGGACTGAAGAAGGCTACATGCAGGAAGTAAAGTATCCGGGACTGAAAGCACAAAAAGCTGCCCACAATAAATTCATCACGGATGTTATCCGTATGGAAGCCGAGATCATGAACGGCTCTTCCATGCCGCCCATCAAAATTCGAAATTTCATCACTGAATGGTATGGCGAACACATCCTGACAATGGATAAACCATTCGGCACATTCTATTCAAAAACCGAAGACTAA